gagagagagagagttctagagagagagggtgatcttCATCAAGTCCCCACTCAATCCTTGCCTAAACCCTTGAAGATTCTGAAGTAAAGCTGCTAGAccttcaccccaagaggtaagaacttaAGCCCTAACCCTTGGTTTCGAAATTCGCACTAGAATGAGTAAttagcttgggctttcatgggtataagaaaggattttcttgcatgcataaaagatGATAGGGTATGGGGAGGTTGTGAACTAAAAATATAGCAATTGGAGTGTATAAGATGATGAAAATCTCCTATAAGAGGATCCTAAAATCacaatgcacacttagtgcttgatagtATACCTAAAcgagctagaatcttaatcatATCTCTAATTCTTGGATCAATttataattttcataaaatagattggAGTTGCTAAGAATCCCAGaattttttaagaatttaaggaaagctctattgaggtatgcaTGTCTAAAACCCTTTTTATTAGAAATCGAGCTCCGTTGGTGTatgtgcaaatgtggtaagactgaaatCGGATTGATGAATTGATTGTTATTTCCCATGAACTGGTTTTGCAACTATATACACGTGTTATGGGTGTCTCAATATGTTTAATATACTATTCTTTCTAATTTAAAGATGTGTGAAGAATATAAATCATGTGTTGGAATGCCTAGACCTCAATGTCAGGATTTCAAAAGGAGATTGTCATTCcaactatgtgaaatcttatctatGCTTacacttgaattgctcttgtttTTGCCTGTTATACTAAATTGCAATACTGGTGTTGAAAGTGGACATGATTTGAAAATCGCTACCCTAAGTGCCAATGAATTGACaggatatatgtgaaataaagattcaaatgagatgattaatgagaaatgAACAATGCCTAGGTAAGGCGACCTAgacgatcgggccgtgatcggacaccatcccgcacacatggtggtaatgtccTGATATTGAATTCCGAAAAAAGGGAAATGAGAcggtgattgaggtatatgtctcaaatgaggcaacctagccgatcgggtcatgatcggactccgctcaagatagcggtggtattgagaacaatgatgaacatatgaaatgccccaaactaaaatgATGGAAGTCATgtgaaagttgtatgattctttatttgatgatgtgatGTTCGGTTAAAGCTTTGATTGTCTGTTGTGATTTCCTTGaattcttgtatgatagttctttctaataagatggtgtttagttatacatactagtactattccatggtactaacgtccctttttccggggtgctacatttttaaatgaatgtaggtgtcTCTATAGCGGACCGTGCCGATCGCGCGTAGCAGAGTATCCTCCTTTCATAGTCTTGGTGTGCCTCTTTTTCCTTCAAGGGGTCATGTTGTACATATTTTGTTGTAGATTTCCACTTTTGAAGTATAGCCGAGGCCTTATTGCCGGCgttgtcatacttgtcttttttatctttagaggctccgtagacatttgtgtgggttatgtatgggtgttGGATGGGCCTAGTAACTAAGTTGTAATCTCAAACTCTTGTTTCTCTAAATATTAactgtatggaatcttggaacttaactacggtttaaggttaTAGTATGAAATGATCTATCAATGTTGAATGTACAATCTTTCCTATTATCTTAATCATATAGAGTTGGGAAAAAAGTGTtaaaaaggcttgctcagttgggttcactcgattgagcaccgGTCGCGCCTCTCGAGGTTGGGGCgagacaaacttggtatcaaagcctaatATTTCAAAGTTTCCTAGGATGTCTCGTagtcgtgcctagtagagtccttcttattggtgtgtagtcgaccacatatATAAGTTGGtggctacttgggcatttaggagtaacacccttctttgatattctggatcgtgcGGCAAAACTTGTTATGAAACTATTCTATCTTTAACAAGTACATTGTTCTATCTTTCAGAAAATGacacctaagaagaaagcgagaattggCCAAGAAGCCAATGCCACCTCAGGAGTGGTATATGATTCATTGCTTGATACTGCGGGTGAGGGTAGTCGCCCTACTATCACCCTGCCTTGTTCTTATATTCTAGAGCAGAATACCCCAGTTCCTACACATGCGGAGGGTACCAGCTAGTGCCCTCTCAGGACTAGAATACCCCATTGATACTCTTGTTCCACCTCCAGCCGCAGCTTCCGGTTTTGGTATTTttgatggggatcttaggggagcttTCAGATGTacccagctagtggcctctcaggaCTAGAGGTCCAATGTTGCACCTAGTTCATCTAGCCAGCAAGGGGATTCCACCTGTTCCAGGGTGAATAGATTTCTCTAGTTAGACCCTCCAGTATTTACGGGTGAcaatccagaagaagaccctcAAGATTTTATTGTTGAGATGCACAAGTCCCTCATGGTTATGCGTGCAATTGAGACagagggagtagagttggctgcctaccatctgaaaggggtggcctattcgtGGTTTGAGTTGTGGAAAGATTCCCGTGAGGAGGGTAGCCCTCTGGCGAGGTGGAGCGAGTTTGCCATTGCTTTATAGACCATTTCCTGCCTGCTGAGACAAGGGCAGCCCGTGAAGCAGAGTTTGAAAATCTGAAGCAAGGTAGtagaagtgtgtgggagtaccataTGGAGTTTGCTCGCCTGTCCAAGTATGCAATTcacatgttgcccacaatggaggccagggtgcgccggtttgttcagggccttAATCCTTTAATTATTAATAAGGCTTCTATGGCTGCATTTAACTCtaacatgaattatgggaagatggtagcATTTTCTCAGACCACAATGAACTGTAAACTGAAGAACAGATTAGAGAAAGAGGGTAACAGTAAGGCCCGGTCTACGGGCAATATAGGAAAGTCATTAGGTGGGGGAAGATCAGCTTTTAGAGGAGGATCATCAAGGCCGTCCCCGTCTGTGCATAGTCTTCAACAAGTGCACCGCTATCAGGGCCCAACCAGCAGCAGCAGTGGAGTCGTTTCAGGCCCGGTCAGGGCAACAAGGGATCCCATCAGCGGGGTCGGTTAGGAGAGAGATCCCAACAGCAATAGAGGTCCCCGTGCCCCAGGTGCGGGAAGATGCACTTAGGAATTTGCTATTTGGAGTTACCCGtatgctatggatgtgggatgaggggtcatattCAGAGGCATTATCGTGTATCCTTCCAGGGAGCGGGTAGGGGCACAACTCAGTCATCCAGTCCAGCAGCAGCTACATCTTCAGCCCCCTCTCCAGCTCGAGGTACCCTAGCACCTGCAGGGCGTGGTGCAGCTAAGGGTGGTGCATAGAGTTCAGAAGGACCCAACCgattctatgctatgagtggtcgccagaccgtagaggcttctccagatgttgttacaggtattctgactgtccaatctcatgatgtgtatgcacttattgaccctaGTTCCACCTTGCCCTAcgttaccccttttgttgctatggaatttgggatagaaccaaATCAACTTCATGAGCCATTTTCGGTGTCAACTCCGGTTGGTGAATCAATTACAGCTGCTCGCATTTATAGAGGTCGTGTTGTCATGGTGCGTGGTAGGGATACCATGCTTGAATTAGGGATGGTTGATTATGATATAATAATAGGAAtagattggctttattcatgctttgccaaacttgattgtcgTACTAGAACCATGAGGCatgaatttcctaatgagcctgttgttgaatggaagggagataatgtagtgcctaaaggccaacttatttcttaccttaaggccgcgaagatgatcaagaaggggtgtatctatcatttagttcgGGTTACGGACACCAATGCTGAGGCACCTAAACTTGAGTCTGtgccagttgtgaatgaatttcaggatgtctttccagatgagctTCCTGGGATCCCACCAGATAGGGAGATCaattttgggatcgatgtgatgGCAGGAATGTAGCCTATATCAATTCTaccttacagaatggcaccgacagaattgaaagagctaaaggaataATTGAAGTATTTGCTAGAAAAGGATTTCATCCTGCCAAGTGTGTCATCGTGGGGCGCACTGGTCTTGtctgtaaggaagaaagatgggtcgctaCAGATGTGTATTGACTAACGGCAAATCAAAAGGTCTCAATCAAGAATCAATACCCTCAACCAAGAATAGATGagttgtttgatcaattgcaaggtgctacgtatttctcaaaaattgacttgcggtccgggtatcatcaattaaagataagggagcaggaCAAAAacagcttttaggactcggtatgagCACTTTAAatttctggtgatgtcttttggctaacaaatgc
The Nicotiana sylvestris chromosome 11, ASM39365v2, whole genome shotgun sequence DNA segment above includes these coding regions:
- the LOC138881068 gene encoding uncharacterized protein yields the protein MSGRQTVEASPDVVTGILTVQSHDVYALIDPSSTLPYVTPFVAMEFGIEPNQLHEPFSVSTPVGESITAARIYRGRVVMVRGRDTMLELGMVDYDIIIGIDWLYSCFAKLDCRTRTMRHEFPNEPVVEWKGDNVVPKGQLISYLKAAKMIKKGCIYHLVRVTDTNAEAPKLESVPVVNEFQDVFPDELPGIPPDREINFGIDVMAGM